One genomic region from Drosophila busckii strain San Diego stock center, stock number 13000-0081.31 chromosome 3R, ASM1175060v1, whole genome shotgun sequence encodes:
- the LOC108603610 gene encoding pneumococcal serine-rich repeat protein, with translation MTRKRSSPVGLEKLTMMSMLSMLGMLLVLLPALTQAAPLQEYTEIQQYSEDGCYYNYAHYNEGDRIMTNEPCLNCTCHNRMLMCYLRVCPFTKPIGHDCIVEKREDQCCPIITCPEVPVDVPYHTPEPGTELSIPEKFGCSIEEKFYPEGAQVPSNPNKPCELCYCINNQTKCVMQECTLHVDGCTPIYNKGSCCPVRYSCDHENDVLELEDHSTTTTTVRPTPGFILTTTMMPSVSTDCIHSGETYADGASIRGKNACEHCYCMRGDIVCAVQECEMPMKAASGNICRAMPPADGECCPSNYICEDDSATTEIVEITTAAAQDETTVMPVKHLPGEIPKEDLDLQEHIDDEQPATTAPMAEIGSGELDEEDQSTELPAHVQKDEKTDSTTITSDSRIDVPSEPTITSEEEGSGEPEIVKATTPAPTETVKPAEPSKEGSGEQTDKPTISSEEGSGEEAEDVATKTPESDEDMLKETTAAPAAHEEDMVKVTTAAPSDEVTAKPAKDAISAEDEVKATTSAEEDVKATTAAPAKDEISAEDEVKATTAAPAMGDEDEAKATTTAPAIAGEDEVKATTAAPAMADEDETKATTAAPAKDETSAEDEAKITTAAPAKDEISAEDEVKATTAAPAMAGEDEVKATTAAPAMADEDEVKATTAAPDKADEEDEVKATTAAAAMADEDEVKATTTAKDLSMDEEMVKATTAASVEHMDKATTIAADEHADEATDKPVKDEIAPEDQVKATTVAPAKDEIPAEDDTKATTAAPAKTDEDEIKATTVAPVKDEISPEEEAATAITEKDEDKSEDEVKATTAAPAMGEDDVKATTSAEEQVKVTTHAPAKDEIAPEDEVKATTAAPAKDEEVDDATTAAPAMDEEEVKATTAAPAKAEEEEVKATTAADTSAEEEIVKATTPAKEASADEDMVKATTAAPAKDETATEEPAKATTPAAASDEDIVPATTPGKEISADEEQITSKPSMDEDILKATTPAESTDEEAATTARHDQGMAHDEDAALATTTPKAADASTEAGSTTVAAHAPSSSTEGMQESTESTETETHKPAVESSTSASAESEEDSSEDKTEQPKKDAMDATTAKTDAKPSDEDATTEIDMESVGATSKPIDKQAEDAATTQKSDIAPTVAAESTEQPTSEEADTAKPPAVYLPPGSEQDESTEKADSDEDVAATTAKIMPAHPSATLDTRHDFAPETTTAAAAPGKEEQQTDATMPDMHLPSVIPGEGDCLVEGRTYANNSDVPATTPCDVSCKCVSSIVSCKAMECRIPEDREKCVLATDLLDGCCPTYICEGDVEQLATTVKPAAEAADKIDDKETVASSTEQMPEDVNLPTGITELPMSHVKHDEEEPQATTAKTLPAASSTPKADDEDTATAAPAIEKEVQPTDEKQPTSAEEEEDKKTEATTVAAAASSTTTTAAPATAAEDDKLAVTTMPPSIAKDEEKPMQPTDEKIDEVSTEAAAEDKTDKIPAMHSDKQTTMAPTDMDMDMADKITTLPPSDEVKPTVAAADDEDKQATTVKPAAPAADEQQQPDESEPPLPTTPKSTKLPTEPETSTETEVSATAAPIGDEEEGEATDVPAVEGSTAAPVAADEHKPSTEKSDMATDDKTDRDDIATTAAPAKQPAAEQTTTPASAENEVEPEAVTTAVPHKKPEQDTAEEDTATDKMPVSADELPATTAAPAAAADEDSMATKKPTDQDMAPVTHQTPAEEAAAITTAAPDQTKKTPEVDAAHEDATTIEPLTADQDESTEMPSAEDEDTKPAVIPTAAPAADEHKEAAEATTTPKTAAEDEQQPMDKQTTIAPASAEDEAASTESVEQHTTTTTAASVDKATESATKTPAEDEAEDKATTIAGDTSAEDMEPAKETTTAKPAIAAEDEATTASADEHKDETPETATDAAATMAPAKDEIEADATTMPPTKLADETPVKEIVPATTAASIEQEAATTTADKLPAAADDEDTAAATTMQPAAEGATDEAVKATTAKPEEQEAKLPTTAAPIELPTTAEIETKPMEDGQSQTIAPAGVDKDVDTATTIAEQDEKAEATTVAAAAAQDMETSSKMPAAMDEEHATEPAADVHKQTTDQAKLHPIEHDVETTSKPTDEAVTEPSAEQDKDMATTSKLPHIDADATESAETDEQTTEHVKVQPTSQAPTKMEPVDEHTMQPESDVAATETPEDAAHTSKPAHDEKSSEAPESEEQTDKPAHDEKTTAAPESEEHTDKPAHDEKPSEAPESEEHTDKPAHDEKPSEAPESEEQTDKPAHDEKPSEAPESEEHTDKPAHDEHTSEAPAAESHTDKTSDEEQTSDEMPTAKPSAEEQATAAPAVVPSLDSGEEVDESVESEEEHSAKPDTAHKEDESAESTESAEAVTEAAEKKPEHDEEPEVPAVVSEVPQTTAAPAGHDEISAEVTTSEEEEEEHVDISTTVHPLFSAHFTSTKAPTVDDRVGEEAAAETTKQTTTTTESPLTTTAASSVAHEPITPPSYGQQPPQYPSYPEDEYDEEEVFGPGTCRYAGKIYVSAQQIPRDDPCDFCFCFRSDIICLQQSCPPPISGCHEEPISGFCCPRYECPVSMAAVLNITTSTTTTSTTLPPHFLNYSHGSNVQHTGCLINNRSYRVGEPIDSTSGPCISCTCGGDGKMKCDPQQCVPEPTMQQVMAAVASGRKR, from the exons CTCCATTGCAAGAGTATACGGAAATTCAACAGTATTCAG AAGATGGCTGCTACTACAACTATGCGCATTATAATGAAGGTGATCGCATAATGACCAATGAGCCATGTCTTAACTGCACCTGCCATAATCGCATGCTCATGTGCTATCTGCGCGTCTGTCCATTCACCAAGCCCATTGGTCACGACTGCATTGTGGAGAAGCGCGAGGATCAGTGCTGCCCCATAATAACATGTCCTGAAG tgcCTGTGGATGTGCCCTATCATACACCTGAGCCAGGCACTGAGCTGAGCATACCAGAGAAATTTGGCTGCAGCATTGAGGAGAAATTCTATCCGGAAGGCGCGCAGGTGCCTTCAAACCCCAACAAGCCCTGTGAGCTTTGCTATTGCATTAACAATCAAACCAAGTGTGTTATGCAGGAGTGCACATTGCATGTCGATGGCTGCACGCCCATATACAACAAAGGCTCCTGCTGCCCCGTACGCTACAGCTGCG ATCATGAAAACGATGTGCTGGAACTGGAGGATCACTCAACTACAACTACGACAGTGCGTCCTACACCTGGCTTTATACTAACCACCACCATGATGCCTTCTGTCTCCACGGATTGTATCCACAGCGGTGAGACCTACGCTGATGGCGCCTCCATTCGCGGCAAGAATGCCTGCGAGCATTGCTACTGCATGCGTGGCGATATTGTCTGTGCCGTGCAAGAGTGTGAGATGCCCATGAAGGCTGCCAGTGGCAACATCTGCCGCGCCATGCCTCCAGCTGATGGCGAGTGCTGCCCCAGCAACTACATCTGCGAGGATGACAGCGCCACCACCGAGATTGTTGAAATTaccacagcagctgctcaagatGAGACGACAGTCATGCCTGTTAAGCACTTGCCTGGTGAAATACCCAAGGAGGACTTGGATCTGCAAGAGCATATTGACGATGAGCAGCCAGCTACTACCGCACCCATGGCAGAGATTGGCAGCGGTGAACTCGATGAAGAAGATCAAAGCACTGAGTTGCCTGCACATGTGCAAAAGGATGAAAAGACTGATTCTACCACAATTACATCCGATTCACGCATTGATGTGCCCAGTGAGCCAACGATCACTTCTGAGGAGGAAGGCAGCGGCGAGCCAGAGATTGTCAAGGCCACAACGCCAGCTCCAACAGAAACTGTCAAGCCTGCTGAGCCCAGCAAGGAAGGCAGCGGCGAGCAAACTGACAAGCCCACAATCTCTAGTGAGGAGGGCAGTGGTGAGGAAGCCGAAGATGTTGCCACTAAGACTCCTGAGAGTGATGAAGATATGCTCAAGGAAACAACAGCTGCCCCTGCTGCGCATGAAGAAGATATGGTCAAGGTTACCACTGCAGCACCAAGTGATGAAGTTACTGCTAAGCCTGCCAAGGATGCAATTTCTGCAGAGGATGAAGTTAAGGCTACAACATCCGCTGAGGAAGATGTTAAGGCTACTACTGCCGCTCCTGCCAAGGACGAAATCTCTGCTGAAGATGAAGTTAAGGCTACAACTGCAGCTCCCGCTATGGGTGATGAAGATGAAGCTAAGGCTACAACTACAGCTCCTGCTATTGCTGGCGAAGATGAAGTTAAGGCTACAACTGCAGCCCCTGCTATGGCTGATGAAGATGAAACCAAGGCTACCACAGCTGCTCCTGCCAAGGACGAAACCTCTGCTGAAGATGAAGCTAAGATTACAACTGCTGCTCCTGCCAAGGATGAAATCTCTGCTGAAGATGAAGTTAAGGCTACAACTGCAGCCCCTGCTATGGCTGGCGAAGATGAAGTTAAGGCTACCACAGCTGCTCCCGCCATGGCTGATGAAGATGAAGTTAAGGCCACAACTGCAGCCCCCGATAAGGCTGATGAAGAAGATGAAGTCAAGGCtactacagctgctgctgctatggcTGATGAAGATGAAGTTAAGGCTACCACAACAGCTAAGGATCTCAGCATGGACGAGGAGATGGTTAAGGCTACAACTGCTGCTTCTGTGGAGCATATGGACAAGGCTActacaattgctgctgatgaGCACGCTGATGAGGCCACTGACAAGCCTGTCAAGGATGAAATTGCACCAGAGGATCAAGTTAAGGCTACCACAGTCGCTCCTGCCAAGGATGAAATTCCTGCTGAGGATGACACTAAGGCTACAACTGCCGCTCCTGCTAAGACTGATGAAGATGAAATTAAGGCTACGACAGTCGCTCCCGTTAAGGATGAAATTTCACCTGAGGAGGAGGCTGCAACTGCCATTACCGAGAAGGATGAAGACAAGTCAGAAGATGAGGTTAAGGCTACAACTGCGGCTCCTGCCATGGGCGAGGATGATGTTAAGGCTACAACTTCCGCTGAGGAGCAAGTTAAGGTTACAACTCATGCACCTGCCAAGGATGAAATTGCGCCAGAAGATGAAGTTAAGGCTACGACTGCTGCGCCAGCCAAGGATGAGGAAGTCGATGACGCTACTACTGCTGCACCAGCCATGGATGAAGAAGAAGTTAAGGCAACTACTGCTGCTCCAGCTAAggctgaagaagaagaagttaaggcaacaacagctgctgacaCTAGCGCTGAAGAAGAAATTGTTAAGGCTACAACGCCAGCCAAGGAAGCCAGCGCTGATGAAGATATGGTTAAGGCTACAACTGCTGCTCCTGCCAAGGATGAAACTGCAACAGAAGAGCCAGCAAAGGCTACAACACCAGCTGCTGCATCTGACGAAGACAttgtgccagcaacaacacccGGCAAAGAAATCAGCGCTGATGAGGAGCAGATTACCAGCAAGCCCAGCATGGATGAAGATATTCTCAAGGCCACAACGCCAGCTGAGAGCACAGATGAGGAGGCCGCAACCACTGCCAGACACGATCAAGGTATGGCACATGATGAAGATGCCGCTTTGGCCACCACAACACCCAAGGCTGCTGATGCTTCAACTGAAGCAGGCTCAACTACAGTCGCTGCTCATGCACCTTCGTCCAGCACAGAAGGCATGCAGGAAAGCACCGAGAGCACTGAAACCGAGACGCACAAGCCTGCGGTGGAGAGCAGCACCAGCGCATCGGCTGAAAGTGAAGAGGACAGCTCGGAGGACAAGACTGAGCAACCCAAAAAGGATGCCATggatgcaacaacagcaaagacTGACGCCAAGCCAAGCGATGAAGATGCTACTACAGAGATTGACATGGAATCAGTTGGCGCCACCAGCAAGCCCATTGATAAGCAAGCTGAGGATGCTGCCACAACACAGAAGTCCGACATTGCACCAACTGTTGCCGCTGAGAGCACAGAGCAGCCCACAAGCGAAGAAGCTGACACCGCCAAGCCACCAGCAGTCTACTTGCCACCTGGCTCAGAGCAAGACGAAAGCACCGAGAAGGCCGACAGTGACGAGGATGTGGCTGCTACAACTGCCAAGATTATGCCCGCTCATCCAAGCGCTACACTGGACACGCGTCATGACTTTGCTCCAGAGACAAcaaccgccgccgccgcgccTGGCAAGGAGGAGCAGCAAACCGATGCCACCATGCCAGACATGCACCTGCCCTCTGTCATACCCGGCGAAGGCGATTGCCTGGTCGAAGGCAGAACCTATGCCAACAACAGCGATGTGCCCGCCACAACTCCCTGCGATGTTTCCTGCAAATGCGTTAGCAGCATTGTCAGCTGCAAGGCCATGGAGTGCAGAATACCCGAGGATCGCGAGAAGTGTGTGCTGGCTACAGATCTGCTGGATGGCTGCTGTCCCACTTATATTTGCGAAGGCGATGTGGAGCAGCTGGCAACAACTGTTAAGCCAGCGGCTGAGGCTGCCGATAAGATTGATGATAAGGAAACAGTTGCCAGCAGCACAGAGCAAATGCCAGAGGATGTCAACTTGCCCACAGGCATTACCGAGCTGCCCATGTCGCATGTGAAGCACGACGAGGAGGAGCCACAAGCTACCACCGCCAAGACgttgccagcagccagcagcacgcCCAAGGCTGATGATGAAGACACAGCCACAGCGGCGCCTGCAATTGAAAAGGAAGTGCAGCCAACAGACGAAAAGCAGCCCACATCAgcagaggaggaggaggacaAGAAGACAGAggcaacaactgttgctgctgctgcaagctcaacaacaacaacagcagctccagctactgctgctgagGATGATAAATTGGCTGTCACCACCATGCCACCAAGCATTGCTAAGGATGAAGAGAAGCCCATGCAGCCAACTGATGAAAAGATTGATGAAGTGTCCACAGAAGCAGCCGCTGAAGATAAAACTGACAAGATACCAGCGATGCACAGCGACAAGCAAACAACGATGGCGCCAACTGATATGGATATGGATATGGCTGACAAAATTACCACATTGCCACCTAGCGATGAAGTTAAGCccactgtggctgctgctgatgatgaagacaagcaagcaacaactgttaagcctgctgctccagctgctgacGAACAACAGCAACCCGATGAGTCTGAGCCACCACTGCCAACAACGCCCAAGAGCACCAAGCTGCCAACAGAGCCAGAGACAAGCACTGAGACTGAAGTGTCCGCCACAGCAGCTCCCATTGGCGATGAAGAAGAAGGCGAAGCAACTGATGTGCCAGCAGTTGAAGGCAGCACTGCAGCACCTGTGGCTGCTGATGAGCACAAGCCAAGCACCGAAAAGTCTGACATGGCCACTGATGACAAAACGGATCGAGATGATATTGCAACAACTGCTGCACCTGCTAAGCAGCCAGCTGCTGAGCAAACTACCACGCCCGCTTCCGCTGAAAATGAAGTGGAACCAGAGGCAGTTACAACTGCTGTGCCACACAAGAAGCCTGAGCAGGATACAGCTGAGGAGGACACCGCTACCGACAAGATGCCAGTCAGCGCTGATGAGCTGCCAGCAACTACAGCTgcgcccgctgctgctgctgatgaagaCAGCATGGCTACCAAGAAGCCCACAGATCAGGACATGGCGCCAGTTACACACCAGACTCCTGCCGaggaagctgcagcaattacaACAGCAGCTCCAGATCAAACCAAGAAGACGCCTGAAGTGGATGCCGCGCATGAGGATGCAACCACAATTGAGCCACTCACTGCTGATCAAGATGAAAGCACTGAAATGCCCAGCGCAGAAGATGAAGATACCAAGCCAGCAGTCATACCCACAGCTGCACCAGCTGCAGATGAGCACAAGGAAGCGGCTGAGGCCACCACCACGCCCAAGACAGCAGCTGaagatgagcagcagccaatggataagcaaacaacaattgcaccAGCATCCGCTGAAGATGAAGCAGCATCCACCGAGTCTGTGGAGcagcacacaacaacaacaactgctgcaaGCGTTGATAAGGCTACTGAATCCGCCACTAAAACGCCTGCTGAGGATGAAGCTGAGGATAAGGCTACAACCATTGCTGGCGACACTTCCGCTGAAGACATGGAGCCTGCTAAGGAAACTACTACTGCTAAgcctgcaattgctgctgagGATGAAGCAACTACTGCGTCCGCTGATGAGCACAAGGATGAGACGCCTGAGACTGCCACagatgcagctgcaacaatggCGCCTGCCAAGGATGAAATTGAAGCTGATGCTACAACTATGCCGCCCACTAAGCTGGCAGATGAGACACCAGTTAAAGAAATTGTGCCTGCCACCACTGCCGCTTCCATTGAACAAGAAGCTGCCACAACAACTGCTGATAAGTTGCCGgcagctgctgatgatgaggACACTGCCGCCGCAACCACcatgcagccagcagctgaagGTGCTACCGACGAAGCTGTCAAGGCCACAACAGCCAAGCCAGAGGAGCAGGAAGCCAAGCTGCCAACAACAGCTGCGCCCATTGAGCTGCCCACAACAGCAGAGATTGAGACCAAGCCCATGGAAGATGGACAGTCGCAAACAATTGCACCAGCTGGCGTCGATAAGGATGTGGATACAGCTACCACTATTGCTGAACAAGATGAGAAGGCTGAAGctacaactgttgctgctgctgctgctcaagatATGGAAACAAGCAGCAAGATGCCTGCGGCCATGGACGAAGAGCACGCCACAGAACCAGCGGCTGATGTGCATAAGCAGACCACAGATCAAGCTAAGCTGCATCCAATTGAACATGATGTAGAAACCACCAGCAAGCCAACAGATGAAGCTGTCACCGAGCCTAGTGCGGAGCAGGATAAGGATATGGCAACCACCAGCAAGCTGCCACATATTGATGCTGACGCTACAGAAAGCGCAGAAACTGATGAGCAGACAACTGAGCACGTTAAAGTGCAGCCAACAAGCCAAGCGCCAACTAAGATGGAACCTGTTGATGAGCATACAATGCAGCCAGAGAGCGATGTGGCTGCCACTGAAACGCCAGAGGATGCAGCACACACCAGCAAGCCCGCCCATGATGAGAAGTCAAGCGAAGCGCCCGAGTCTGAAGAGCAAACCGACAAGCCAGCTCATGATGAGAAGACAACTGCAGCTCCAGAGTCAGAAGAGCACACTGACAAACCCGCTCATGATGAGAAGCCAAGCGAAGCGCCTGAATCTGAAGAGCACACTGATAAGCCCGCTCACGACGAGAAGCCAAGCGAAGCGCCTGAGTCTGAAGAGCAAACTGACAAACCCGCTCATGATGAGAAGCCAAGCGAAGCTCCAGAGTCGGAGGAACACACTGATAAACCCGCTCATGATGAGCACACTAGCGAAGCACCAGCAGCTGAATCGCACACCGATAAGACCTCAGATGAAGAGCAAACCAGCGATGAAATGCCCACTGCCAAGCCCAGCGCTGAGGAGCAGGCAACAGCTGCGCCCGCTGTGGTTCCCAGCTTGGATTCCGGTGAAGAAGTTGACGAGTCTGTGGAGTCCGAAGAAGAGCACAGCGCTAAGCCTGATACTGCACACAAGGAAGACGAAAGCGCCGAGTCTACTGAATCTGCAGAAGCTGTCACCGAAGCTGCCGAGAAGAAGCCTGAACACGACGAAGAACCTGAAGTGCCCGCTGTGGTCTCAGAAGTACCACAAACTACAGCTGCGCCCGCTGGTCATGATGAAATCTCTGCTGAGGTTACCACCAGCGAGGAGGAAGAGGAGGAGCATGTTGACATTAGCACCACCGTGCATCCGCTGTTCTCCGCACACTTTACCAGCACCAAGGCGCCAACTGTGGATGATCGTGTGGGtgaagaagctgctgctgagacCACTAAACagaccacaacaacaactgagtcACCGCTTACCACAACCGCTGCCAGCAGCGTTGCACATGAGCCCATTACGCCGCCCAGCTATGGACAGCAGCCACCGCAGTATCCATCCTATCCCGAGGATGAGTACGACGAGGAGGAAGTCTTTGGTCCCGGCACTTGCCGCTACGCTGGCAAAATCTATGTCTCCGCTCAGCAAATACCACGCGATGATCCTTGCGAtttctgcttctgctttaGAAGCGACATTATCTGCCTGCAACAGTCTTGCCCGCCACCTATCTCTGGCTGCCACGAGGAGCCCATCTCTGGCTTCTGTTGTCCACGCTACGAGTGCCCTGTGTCCATGGCTGCTGTGCTTAATATCACAACAAGCACCACAACCACTAGCACCACACTGCCACCACATTTCCTCAACTATTCGCATGGCTCGAATGTTCAACATACTGGCTGTCTGATCAACAATCGTTCGTACAGAGTGGGTGAGCCCATTGATTCGACGAGTGGTCCCTGCATTAGCTGCAC ttgCGGCGGCGATGGCAAAATGAAGTGCGATCCACAGCAATGTGTGCCGGAGCCAACAATGCAGCAAGTaatggctgctgttgcgtctGGACGTAAAAGATGA
- the LOC108604521 gene encoding probable ATP-dependent RNA helicase DDX43 translates to MSELDWDDPNYVEPTAQYSKSSYDSFNDKYERSVRRDYESGSRGRRGGEYEREYTSSSSRYDRERNRDNRESYSSKRRDTNYDNDAPRGDSFNESIQIGSDMIGRIIGRGGANITRLQNDYNVRINLDKANLLVEVSGSSKMNVTDAVNQIKKQTSDDDGGARRSYSGDAGGGSYNRSSSNRYDGGGGSGRNNFDFGPLRTYEIPQGGDLNAVIDWDAVNKKYEETQAARLAKLPLLTKVFYKECPEVANLPQDEVERIRSENNNITVSHVFEAKEGETLPAIPNPVWQFEQCFAEYPDLLGEIQKQGFSKPSPIQSQAWPILLSGHDMIGIAQTGTGKTLAFLLPGMIHTEYQSTPRGTRGGANVLVLAPTRELALQIEMEVKKYSFRDMKAVCVYGGGSRKMQISDVERGAEIIICTPGRLNDLVQAKVIDVSTITYLVLDEADRMLDMGFEPQIRKVLLDVRPDRQTIMTSATWPPGVRRLAQSYMKNPMQVCVGSLDLAATHSVKQVIELLEDDKDKFTTLKTFVKQMTKTDKIIVFCGRKARADDLSSDLTIDGFETQCIHGNRDQIDREQAIADIKSGAVRILIATDVASRGLDIEDITHVINYDFPRNIEEYVHRVGRTGRAGRKGTSISYVTRTDWGMAKELITILEEAEQEVPEELRNMSKRFAAMKERRAAEGGGGRGGGGGGYGGRRDRY, encoded by the exons ATGTCAGAATTAGACTGGGACGACCCAAACTATGTCGAGCCGACTGCGCAGTATTCAAAGTCATCATATGACAGTTTTAACGACAAATATGAGCGTAGCGTGAGGCGTGATTACGAGAGCGGCTCGCGTGGACGCCGTGGCGGTGAATATGAGCGAGAGTatactagcagcagcagcagatatgATCGTGAACGCAATCGGGACAACCGGGAGAGCTACAGCAGCAAACGTCGCGATACTAATTATGATAACGATGCACCCCGTGGTGACTCCTTCAACGAGTCTATTCAGATCGGTTCCGATATGATTGGGCGCATCATTGGACGCGGCGGCGCCAATATAACACGCCTACAAAATGATTATAATGTGCGCATAAACCTAGATAAGGCTAATCTGCTTGTGGAGGTATCTGGCAGCTCGAAAATGAACGTCACAGATGCTGTGAATCagattaaaaaacaaacaagcgacGATGATGGCGGTGCTCGTAGATCATATAGTGGTGATGCTGGCGGTGGTAGCTACAATCGCTCCAGCTCTAATCGTTATGATGGAGGAGGTGGGAGTGGACGCAATAATTTTGACTTTGGCCCGCTACGAACATATGAAATACCCCAAGGGGGCGACTTGAACGCCGTGATTGATTGGGACGccgtaaataaaaaatat gaAGAAACACAAGCGGCACGTTTGGCCAAGTTGCCGCTgttaacaaaagttttttacaAGGAGTGCCCTGAAGTGGCCAACTTGCCACAAGATGAAGTGGAACGCATACGCagtgaaaacaacaacataacaGTTTCACATGTGTTTGAAGCCAAAGAAGGCGAAACATTGCCTGCTATACCTAATCCAGTTTGGCAGTTCGAACAATGCTTTGCAGAATATCCTGATTTATTGGgtgaaatacaaaagcaaGGATTTTCAAAGCCTTCGCCTATACAATCTCAAGCCTGGCCTATTTTGCTCAGTGGGCATGACATGATTGGTATTGCCCAGACAGGCACAGGAAAAACATTGGCTTTCCTCTTGCCTGGCATGATACACACAGAGTATCAAAGCACACCACGCGGCACTAGAGGTGGTGCCAATGTGCTGGTGTTGGCTCCTACACGTGAGCTTGCACTCCAAATTGAAATGGAGGTCAAGAAGTATTCCTTTCGTGATATGAAAGC tGTTTGTGTTTATGGCGGCGGTAGtcgtaaaatgcaaatttctgATGTGGAACGTGGCGCAGAGATAATCATTTGCACGCCTGGTCGTCTAAACGATCTTGTGCAAGCTAAAGTGATTGATGTATCAACCATAACGTATTTGGTCTTGGATGAAGCTGATCGCATGTTAGACATGGGCTTCGAACCGCAGATACGCAAg GTGCTGCTTGACGTGCGTCCGGATCGTCAAACTATTATGACCTCAGCCACTTGGCCACCTGGTGTGCGTCGTTTGGCTCAAAGCTATATGAAAAATCCCATGCAAGTGTGCGTGGGCTCACTAGATCTGGCCGCCACTCACTCTGTGAAGCAGGTGATTGAGCTGCTTGAAGATGATAAGGACAAGTTCACTACGCTGAAGACCTTTGTGAAGCAAATGACCAAGACCGATAAGATTATTGTTTTCTGTGGCCGTAAGGCGCGTGCTGATGACTTGTCTAGTGATTTGACAATTGATGGTTTCGAAACACAATGCATTCATGGCAATCGCGACCAAATTGATCGTGAACAGGCTATAGCCGATATTAAGTCGGGCGCTGTGCGCATTCTTATAGCTACCGATGTAGCGTCACGTGGCTTGGATATTGAAGATATAAC ACATGTCATCAATTACGATTTCCCGCGTAATATTGAGGAATATGTACATCGTGTGGGACGCACAGGAAGAGCCGGGCGGAAAGGTACTTCCATAAGCTACGTAACACGCACCGACTGGGGCATGGCCAAAGAGCTGATTACTATATTGGAAGAGGCTGAACAGGAAGTGCCAGAGGAACTGCGAAACATGTCAAAGCGTTTTGCAGCTATGAAGGAGCGACGTGCCGCTGAGGGAGGAGGCGGACGTGGCGGCGGTGGAGGAGGCTATGGTGGCCGTCGTGACCGTTATTAA
- the LOC108604522 gene encoding beta-1,4-galactosyltransferase 7 has translation MAIISNINWIFVCGLSFCLGGIVVLSFMPLTSDCVCPLKNPLSRLETPKSTTPRILTPQSHHKMAVLVPFRDRFEELLQFVPHLTKFLNNQGIQHHIFVLNQVDRYRFNRASLINVGFRFTSEVYDYIAMHDVDLLPLNENLLYEYPSSLGPLHIAGPKFHPKYHYDNFVGGILLVRCEHFKQMNGMSNQYWGWGLEDDEFFVRIRDAGLQVSRPQNIRTGINDTFRHIHNRHHRKRDTQKCFNQKEMTRKRDHNTGLDNVNYKILKVHEMVIDGTSVTVLNILLDCDVNKTPWCDCTGNAAAASAVQT, from the exons ATGGCCATCATATCAAATATCAACTGGATCTTTGTCTGCGGACTGTCATTCTGCTTGGGAGGCATAGTGGTGCTCAGTTTTATGCCGCTTACTTCAG ATTGCGTATGCCCGCTAAAGAACCCTTTAAGCAGACTGGAAACGCCAAAGAGCACCACACCCCGAATCTTGACACCACAGTCGCACCATAAGATGGCAGTTTTGGTGCCTTTTCGGGATCGCTTTGAGGAATTGCTACAATTTGTGCCACATTTaaccaaatttttaaataatcaagGCATACAGCATCATATATTTGTGCTGAACCAGGTGGATAGATACCGGTTTAATCGTGCTTCGCTAATTAATGTGGGATTTAGATTTACAAGCGAGGTCTACGATTATATAGCCATGCACGACGTGGATCTTTTGCCACTCAACGAAAACTTGCTGTATGAATACCCCAGCAGCTTGGGACCCTTGCATATTGCCGGCCCCAAGTTCCATCCCAAATATCACTATGATAATTTTGTTGGCGGCATTTTGTTAGTGCGCTGTGAGCATTTCAAACAAATGAACGGTATGTCAAATCAATATTGGGGCTGGGGACTGGAGGACGATGAGTTCTTTGTACGCATACGAGACGCTGGACTGCAAGTTTCACGGCCTCAAAACATAAGAACAGGCATAAATGATACCTTTAG ACATATCCACAATCGCCATCATCGCAAACGCGACACACAGAAATGCTTTAATCAGAAGGAGATGACACGGAAACGTGACCACAACACGGGTTTAGATAATGTTAACTATAAAATACTCAAAGTACACGAGATGGTCATCGATGGAACCAGCGTTACGGTGCTAAACATACTACTTGATTGTGATGTTAATAAAACGCCTTGGTGCGATTGCACTGGAAATGCAGCCGCAGCGTCTGCTGTGCAAACATAG